ATTTCGTTGATTTTGGGTGAAGAAAATGATGAAACAAGTGGGAAGAGAGGGCACTTCttcagatgatgaagaagaagaccGCCAGAATTTGATTCATCAAAATGATTCCCAAAAACCCACCTCAAATTCCCAATCTATTTCTCCATTTCACATTGATAATACTGGTTTTGTATCGTCGCTACGACATCGATTCAAAATGAATAAGAAAAGGTATCTTTTAGTGATCTTTATTCCTTTGATAgttgtttttctttatttttcattaggtTTTCATAATAATTCAAGTGTTTGGGATATTAAATTGCTTAAATCACCTTCTGATCAAATGAGGGAAGCAGAATTAAAGGCTTTGTATCTTTTGAAAGAACAACAATTAGCTCTAATTTCATTGTTGAATCGTAcattgggaacttcattgaacACTACATCGATTAGAAATCATGACAATAATAACACTTCTGGGTACTTGAATTTGAGTGAAATGCCTGTTGAAAAGTCTGTTTTTGAGGATTTGAAATCTAGAATTTTTGATGGAATCATGTTGAATAAGGAAATTCAGAAGGTATTATTATCTACTCATAAAAATGGGAATAGTTCAGAATTGGGTGTTGGAAATGATGATTTAGTTGACGGAGGTATTAGTATTTGTGGGAAAGTTGATCAGAAATTGGCTGAAAGAAAAACCATTGAGTGGAATCCGAGCCCAGATAAGTACTTGCTTGCTATCTGTTTATCGGGTCAAATGTCGAACCATTTGGTTTGCTTGGAGAAACACatattttttgctgcggttttgggtcGTGTTTTGGTTATTCCTAGTCATAAAGTAGATTATGAATTTAGTCGGGTGTTGGATATCGAGCATATAAACAAGTGTATTGGGAGGAAGGTTGTTGTTACCTTTGAAGACTTCATGGAGGTAAAGAAGAAAGACTTGCATGTTGACAAGTTCATTTGCTACTTCTCGAATCCTCAAAAGTGTTATG
The sequence above is drawn from the Amaranthus tricolor cultivar Red isolate AtriRed21 chromosome 5, ASM2621246v1, whole genome shotgun sequence genome and encodes:
- the LOC130813820 gene encoding O-fucosyltransferase 36-like, encoding MMKQVGREGTSSDDEEEDRQNLIHQNDSQKPTSNSQSISPFHIDNTGFVSSLRHRFKMNKKRYLLVIFIPLIVVFLYFSLGFHNNSSVWDIKLLKSPSDQMREAELKALYLLKEQQLALISLLNRTLGTSLNTTSIRNHDNNNTSGYLNLSEMPVEKSVFEDLKSRIFDGIMLNKEIQKVLLSTHKNGNSSELGVGNDDLVDGGISICGKVDQKLAERKTIEWNPSPDKYLLAICLSGQMSNHLVCLEKHIFFAAVLGRVLVIPSHKVDYEFSRVLDIEHINKCIGRKVVVTFEDFMEVKKKDLHVDKFICYFSNPQKCYVDEDHVKKLKSLGLSVPKLESPWEEDVKKPKKRTIEDVKAKFSSDEGVIAIGDVFFADVENEWVMQPGGPIAHQCKTLIEPSRLILITAQRFIQTFLGKDFVALHFRRHGWLKFCNAKNPSCFFSIPQAAKCIERVVARANTPVIYLSTDAADSETGLLQALVLNDGKPVPLVQRPARNSAEKWDALLYRHGLEGDSQVEAMLDKTICAMSSVFIGSAGSTFTEDILRLRKGWGTLSVCDEYICQGEVPNFIAENE